A section of the Agarivorans litoreus genome encodes:
- a CDS encoding putative quinol monooxygenase, with the protein MSKKIYCIAMFKPKAGKQNELFKVLQALEPNTLREDGCIQYTVTRQIDNPFAQGTGYPIAFQEIWADKESFEAHCQRKEISEFFQTHCVAETGLVEDSNVCVYSDEAEDFDAPVFA; encoded by the coding sequence ATGTCTAAAAAGATCTATTGTATTGCCATGTTTAAACCTAAAGCTGGTAAGCAAAACGAGCTGTTTAAAGTATTGCAAGCGTTAGAGCCAAACACCTTGCGCGAAGATGGCTGTATTCAATACACGGTTACACGCCAAATTGACAACCCCTTTGCTCAGGGCACTGGTTATCCCATCGCCTTTCAAGAGATTTGGGCGGATAAAGAAAGCTTTGAAGCACACTGCCAACGCAAAGAAATTAGTGAGTTTTTTCAAACCCATTGTGTTGCAGAAACAGGCTTAGTAGAAGATTCAAATGTTTGTGTATACAGCGACGAAGCAGAAGATTTTGACGCACCAGTATTTGCTTAG
- the uraD gene encoding 2-oxo-4-hydroxy-4-carboxy-5-ureidoimidazoline decarboxylase — MNDDEKHLKLLNNLPHSQFVSEMASICSSKTWQTTMATLRPFQSVEQFISMAKQAFSQLTENDWLEAFAGHPMIGDLTSLQKKYSQAKHLSEAEQAQVNHAQQATLSALLELNQRYLNRYGFIFIVFASGKSAEEMLHILEQRYGNSREQELHNAAEQQQRISLHRMENLF, encoded by the coding sequence ATGAATGATGACGAAAAACATCTTAAGCTGCTAAACAATCTTCCACACAGTCAATTCGTTAGCGAAATGGCCAGTATTTGCAGTAGCAAAACATGGCAAACCACCATGGCAACATTGCGCCCCTTTCAATCGGTTGAGCAGTTTATCTCTATGGCGAAACAAGCCTTTAGTCAGCTAACAGAGAACGATTGGCTGGAGGCTTTTGCGGGTCATCCAATGATTGGTGATTTAACCAGCCTTCAAAAAAAGTACAGCCAAGCCAAGCACTTAAGCGAAGCAGAGCAAGCACAAGTTAACCATGCTCAACAAGCCACTCTTAGTGCTTTACTAGAACTTAATCAGCGTTATTTAAACCGATATGGCTTCATTTTTATCGTATTTGCTAGCGGTAAATCCGCCGAGGAAATGCTGCACATATTGGAGCAGCGCTACGGGAATAGCCGCGAGCAAGAATTACACAATGCTGCCGAACAACAACAACGCATTAGCCTGCATAGAATGGAGAACTTATTTTGA
- the xdhC gene encoding xanthine dehydrogenase accessory protein XdhC, translating into MSDWQSRFLPNNWLDACSYLKQQQQPFCIATIVAEAGSVPRATGAKMVISQQQQFDTLGGGNLEFSVIKHAREQLEKGTKSNHIERFSLAADLAQCCGGAVQVLFEYFLVDQPLITIYGAGHVSHCLCEILAKLPVQVQVIDNRQQWLDSISQFGVNTHYHAQPENSVAELTANSYVVILSQDHSLDFALSLAALRRGDLAFVGVIGSQTKAQRFKYRLAEQLKNPARCDQLTCPIGLADVSGKLPMQVAVSISAQLITLLEKHAKTSGRDQQKQQWESSNTLRKQLAGEQLNE; encoded by the coding sequence ATGAGTGATTGGCAATCCCGCTTTTTACCCAATAACTGGTTAGATGCCTGCAGCTATCTTAAGCAGCAACAGCAGCCATTTTGTATTGCGACCATTGTGGCCGAGGCTGGTTCTGTGCCGCGAGCAACAGGCGCTAAAATGGTGATAAGTCAGCAACAACAATTCGATACCTTAGGTGGTGGAAATTTAGAGTTCTCGGTGATCAAGCATGCCCGTGAGCAATTAGAAAAGGGAACAAAATCTAATCACATTGAACGCTTTTCCTTAGCTGCAGATCTAGCCCAATGTTGTGGGGGCGCAGTACAAGTATTGTTCGAATACTTCTTGGTTGATCAGCCACTTATCACCATTTATGGGGCGGGACATGTAAGCCATTGTTTATGTGAAATACTGGCGAAACTACCGGTCCAAGTACAAGTCATTGATAATCGCCAGCAATGGCTAGATTCAATTAGCCAATTTGGTGTGAACACCCACTATCACGCACAGCCAGAAAATAGCGTAGCAGAGTTAACAGCCAACTCTTATGTTGTCATTCTAAGCCAAGACCACAGCTTAGATTTCGCGCTTAGTTTAGCTGCGCTGCGCCGAGGAGATTTAGCCTTTGTAGGCGTGATTGGCTCTCAAACTAAAGCCCAACGATTTAAGTATCGCTTAGCCGAACAACTTAAAAATCCGGCACGCTGTGATCAACTCACCTGCCCTATTGGCCTAGCCGATGTAAGTGGGAAATTACCCATGCAAGTCGCGGTGTCGATTAGTGCCCAGCTGATCACGCTGCTAGAAAAACACGCTAAAACCAGTGGCAGGGACCAACAAAAACAACAATGGGAATCTAGCAATACTCTGCGAAAACAACTTGCGGGAGAACAGCTCAATGAATGA
- the xdhB gene encoding xanthine dehydrogenase molybdopterin binding subunit: MRKLTTQHLEQTAPSQVVGKSIPHESAAKQVAGEAQFIDDYNLPSGCLHAAVITSQVAKGKVLAQHLDSLQQHPDVVAVIRCQDIPGHRDIGPIFKGDPLLSENEISYFQQPIALVLAHSHQLAWQIAHQANQELVQYQSADTLALSKQDISDLSQPNATVRPSHCMGKQIADAVLDRSELQLVGEQHIGGQEHFYLEGQVSLAQPTEDGGIMLYTSSQHPSEVQKLVAEVLGIAFQQVTVDMRRMGGGFGGKETQAAQWACLASLAAWHCNKPVKIRLPRSIDMAVTGKRHPFYNRYQLGLSAEGIIESAKLEVNGLCGHSPDLSDAIVDRAMFHSDNAYSLGEAEVVGNRLKTDTVSHTAFRGFGGPQGMILIEQAMQDIAIATGQDALDVRYKNLYRDGHATTHYGMPVEQHQDQLNLIKQLEVNADYRARRQQINQWNNSNSLIKKGLALSPVKFGISFTAKHLNQAGALLHVYTDGSVQLNHGGTEMGQGLHTKVQQIVAQTLGIPFSYVLITSTRTDKVPNTSPTAASSGSDLNGMAAHNAAKEIKQRLLEFAQQHYQLTAEQITINQGQVKIAEQTISWAELVQQAYMQRVSLSATGFYKTPKIWYDREQAQGRPFFYFALGASVSEVSIDTLTGEMSVDRVDILHDVGTSLNPAIDIGQIEGAFIQGLGWLTNEELVWDKKGKLLSNSPANYKIPTIGDYPEQMNITLFDQANPEHSIYRSKAVGEPPFMLAISAWCAIYDAVTSISQHKLPAQLDSPATSERILMACQKQYEFMEVQDE; encoded by the coding sequence ATGCGTAAATTAACTACTCAGCACCTCGAGCAAACTGCGCCAAGCCAAGTAGTGGGTAAATCGATTCCCCATGAGAGTGCAGCCAAACAAGTCGCTGGCGAAGCGCAGTTCATCGACGACTATAACCTGCCAAGTGGTTGCTTGCATGCTGCAGTCATCACTAGCCAAGTAGCCAAAGGTAAAGTACTTGCGCAGCACTTAGATTCGCTGCAACAACACCCCGATGTAGTTGCGGTAATTCGCTGCCAGGATATCCCCGGGCACCGGGATATTGGCCCGATATTTAAAGGCGACCCGCTGTTAAGTGAGAACGAGATTAGCTACTTTCAGCAGCCTATAGCCCTAGTTCTTGCTCATAGCCACCAACTCGCATGGCAAATTGCCCACCAAGCCAATCAAGAGCTAGTGCAATACCAAAGCGCCGATACGCTAGCGCTAAGTAAGCAAGATATTAGCGATTTAAGCCAGCCCAATGCAACGGTGCGCCCAAGCCATTGCATGGGTAAACAAATAGCTGATGCCGTGCTAGATCGCAGTGAACTGCAATTAGTTGGTGAACAACATATTGGCGGGCAAGAACACTTTTATTTAGAAGGACAAGTAAGCCTCGCCCAGCCAACCGAAGATGGCGGCATTATGCTTTACACCTCTTCACAGCACCCTAGCGAAGTACAAAAGTTAGTAGCTGAAGTATTAGGCATTGCGTTTCAACAAGTTACCGTAGACATGCGCCGCATGGGCGGCGGCTTTGGCGGTAAAGAAACCCAAGCCGCTCAATGGGCGTGCTTAGCCAGCCTTGCAGCCTGGCATTGCAATAAACCTGTGAAAATACGCCTACCGCGCAGTATAGATATGGCTGTAACCGGCAAGCGCCATCCTTTTTATAACCGATACCAACTAGGTTTAAGCGCCGAGGGAATCATTGAAAGTGCTAAGTTAGAAGTGAATGGCTTGTGTGGCCACTCGCCTGATTTATCCGACGCGATTGTGGATAGGGCGATGTTTCATAGCGACAACGCCTACAGCTTAGGCGAAGCCGAAGTCGTAGGTAATCGATTAAAAACCGATACCGTTTCACATACTGCCTTCCGCGGCTTTGGTGGCCCACAAGGCATGATCTTAATTGAACAAGCTATGCAAGACATCGCAATTGCTACCGGCCAAGATGCCTTAGATGTGCGTTACAAAAACCTCTATCGCGATGGACATGCCACCACCCACTACGGCATGCCGGTAGAGCAACATCAAGACCAGCTTAACTTAATTAAACAATTAGAAGTGAACGCAGATTACCGCGCGCGTCGTCAGCAAATAAATCAATGGAACAACTCTAACTCGCTGATCAAAAAAGGCCTTGCCTTAAGCCCTGTAAAATTTGGTATTTCATTTACCGCCAAACACCTTAACCAAGCAGGCGCGCTGCTGCATGTGTATACCGACGGCAGTGTTCAGCTAAACCATGGCGGGACCGAAATGGGCCAAGGTCTGCATACCAAGGTTCAGCAGATTGTGGCGCAAACTTTGGGCATTCCATTTAGCTATGTACTCATTACATCTACCCGCACCGACAAAGTACCGAATACCTCGCCCACGGCGGCTTCTTCAGGCAGTGATTTAAACGGGATGGCTGCGCATAATGCGGCGAAAGAAATCAAACAACGTCTGCTTGAATTTGCCCAGCAACATTACCAGCTTACAGCAGAGCAAATCACCATAAACCAAGGCCAAGTTAAAATCGCCGAGCAAACCATTAGCTGGGCGGAGTTAGTGCAACAAGCTTACATGCAGCGAGTGTCACTCTCAGCGACTGGCTTTTATAAAACACCTAAAATTTGGTACGACCGCGAACAAGCGCAGGGGCGGCCGTTTTTCTACTTTGCACTGGGCGCCTCCGTTAGCGAAGTGAGCATTGATACGCTAACTGGAGAAATGAGCGTGGATCGAGTAGACATTCTGCATGATGTAGGCACCAGCCTTAATCCGGCCATCGACATTGGCCAAATAGAAGGCGCTTTTATTCAAGGCCTAGGCTGGCTTACTAACGAAGAACTGGTATGGGACAAAAAAGGCAAATTGCTGAGTAATAGCCCGGCAAACTACAAAATCCCTACTATTGGCGACTACCCCGAACAAATGAACATTACCTTGTTCGACCAAGCCAACCCTGAGCACAGCATCTACCGTTCTAAAGCAGTGGGCGAGCCACCTTTTATGTTAGCCATTAGCGCTTGGTGTGCCATTTACGATGCAGTAACGTCAATCAGCCAACATAAGCTACCAGCGCAGTTAGATTCTCCTGCCACCAGCGAGCGCATTTTAATGGCTTGCCAAAAGCAATATGAGTTTATGGAGGTACAAGATGAGTGA
- a CDS encoding BMP family ABC transporter substrate-binding protein, with product MKLNKWISAAAFAVTSLITPASMAADEPLKVGFVYVGPVGDHGWSYEHDQGRIEMEQHFGGKVSTTFVENVPEGADAERVITQLAKSGHDVIFTTSFGFMNPTIKAAKRFPKVTFEHATGYKRSKNVSTYVLRTYEGRYVSGVAAGMTTKTNVIGYIASFPIPEVIRDINSVYLGAKSVNPDVQIKIVWVNTWYDPGKEADAANALMDQGVDIILQHTDSPAPLIAAEKRGVMGIGQASDMSQFAPTAHMFSVRDVWAPHYIRTVEEVIAGSWKPEDYWGGFAEDILQIVSVNPALPDDVKTAISETEAKIKSGEFHPFTGPMKDNSGKEVIPAGKTLNDQELAGVMWYVEGIDATIPK from the coding sequence ATGAAACTAAATAAATGGATAAGTGCTGCAGCCTTTGCTGTAACCAGCTTGATAACACCAGCCAGCATGGCCGCCGACGAGCCACTAAAAGTAGGCTTTGTATATGTAGGACCAGTGGGTGACCACGGTTGGAGTTATGAGCACGACCAAGGCCGGATTGAAATGGAACAGCACTTTGGCGGTAAAGTAAGTACCACCTTTGTTGAGAATGTTCCCGAGGGCGCCGATGCAGAGCGAGTGATTACCCAATTGGCTAAATCGGGTCACGACGTCATTTTCACTACATCCTTTGGTTTTATGAACCCAACTATCAAAGCCGCTAAACGTTTTCCTAAAGTTACCTTTGAACACGCTACCGGCTACAAACGCAGCAAAAACGTGTCTACTTATGTATTACGTACCTACGAGGGCCGCTATGTGTCTGGCGTAGCCGCTGGCATGACGACCAAAACCAATGTGATTGGTTACATTGCCTCGTTCCCTATTCCGGAGGTGATCCGTGACATTAACTCGGTGTACTTAGGCGCGAAAAGCGTAAACCCAGACGTGCAAATTAAGATTGTATGGGTAAATACGTGGTACGACCCAGGTAAAGAAGCAGACGCAGCCAACGCCTTAATGGACCAAGGTGTCGACATTATTTTGCAACACACCGACAGCCCTGCCCCACTTATTGCTGCCGAGAAGCGCGGCGTAATGGGCATTGGTCAAGCATCAGATATGAGCCAATTTGCTCCTACTGCTCACATGTTCTCGGTTCGAGATGTATGGGCACCCCACTACATTCGCACCGTAGAAGAAGTAATAGCGGGTTCTTGGAAGCCAGAAGATTACTGGGGTGGTTTTGCAGAAGACATTCTACAAATTGTTTCAGTTAACCCAGCCTTACCCGACGACGTAAAAACCGCCATTAGCGAAACCGAAGCCAAGATAAAATCAGGTGAATTTCATCCCTTTACTGGCCCTATGAAAGATAACAGCGGCAAAGAGGTGATCCCAGCGGGTAAAACACTTAACGACCAAGAGCTAGCTGGCGTGATGTGGTACGTAGAAGGCATCGACGCTACGATTCCTAAGTAA
- the xdhA gene encoding xanthine dehydrogenase small subunit, translating to MLQLMINDQAITLSQQAADTMLLSFLRERQGLVGSKEGCASGDCGACTVVMVSQDQQQQLSYKQINSCITPLHSLHGKQIITVEYLKQGQELHPVQQAIVDKHGSQCGFCTPGFVMSLYALSRQTTKPDHPEEFLAGNLCRCTGYGPLIEAAKQVAAAPAAKDHIQENESAVQYWMGQCDKLESEHYWQPTSRSELASIRAEHPHAKWIGGGTDLALEVTQQYQRIDEIIDLTALPELTGIERINNGWRIGAAVSLDKVHAFMAQHYPTTDEIFARLGSITIRHRATLGGSLGNASPIGDIAPLLISLNGKIEVDDGTTTELYAPEDYITGYRETRLKPQQWISAIHLPDLSPTLKHQIYKVSKRYEDDIATVVLAVAMECDNQGRVSHCVISAGGVAAKSVRLSQLEDCILGEVFNNNKLKQLQALVPQYVKPIDDVRASAAYRVLLVQNLLKRFYLYSQQLPTRLAAHA from the coding sequence ATGTTACAACTTATGATTAACGACCAAGCCATCACCTTAAGCCAGCAAGCGGCAGATACCATGCTGCTTAGCTTTTTACGCGAGCGACAAGGTTTAGTGGGCAGTAAAGAAGGTTGCGCCAGTGGCGATTGCGGTGCATGCACCGTAGTAATGGTGAGCCAAGATCAGCAACAACAACTTAGTTACAAACAAATAAACAGCTGCATTACGCCCTTACATTCTTTGCACGGTAAACAAATCATCACCGTTGAATACCTAAAGCAAGGCCAAGAGCTACATCCCGTTCAACAAGCCATAGTAGATAAACATGGCAGCCAATGCGGTTTTTGTACGCCTGGTTTTGTGATGTCTTTATATGCCTTATCCCGTCAAACAACTAAACCCGATCATCCCGAAGAATTTTTAGCTGGCAACTTGTGTCGTTGCACTGGTTATGGGCCACTTATCGAAGCCGCCAAGCAAGTAGCTGCAGCGCCAGCGGCCAAGGATCATATCCAAGAAAATGAGTCCGCCGTGCAGTACTGGATGGGGCAATGTGACAAGTTAGAAAGTGAACACTACTGGCAGCCTACTAGCCGCAGTGAGCTAGCCAGCATTCGCGCAGAGCACCCTCACGCCAAATGGATAGGCGGCGGTACCGATTTAGCATTAGAAGTTACTCAACAGTATCAACGCATTGATGAAATTATCGACTTAACCGCCCTTCCAGAGCTCACTGGCATCGAGCGCATCAACAATGGCTGGCGCATAGGAGCAGCAGTAAGCTTAGATAAAGTTCATGCATTTATGGCACAGCACTACCCCACTACCGACGAAATTTTTGCTCGCTTGGGCAGTATTACCATTCGTCACCGCGCTACCCTTGGTGGCAGTTTAGGCAATGCCTCACCCATCGGTGACATAGCTCCATTGCTAATTAGCCTAAACGGCAAAATTGAAGTAGATGATGGCACCACTACCGAGCTTTACGCACCGGAAGACTACATCACAGGCTACCGCGAAACGCGCTTAAAACCACAACAGTGGATTAGCGCCATTCACCTGCCAGATTTGTCTCCAACACTTAAACATCAAATCTACAAGGTGAGTAAACGTTATGAAGACGACATCGCCACCGTGGTATTGGCGGTAGCTATGGAGTGCGATAACCAAGGCAGAGTAAGCCACTGCGTTATCTCAGCAGGAGGCGTGGCGGCTAAGTCGGTGCGCTTAAGCCAGCTAGAAGACTGCATATTGGGTGAAGTCTTCAACAACAACAAACTCAAGCAGCTACAAGCCCTAGTGCCGCAGTATGTAAAACCCATTGATGATGTGCGAGCCAGCGCAGCTTATAGGGTGTTGCTGGTACAAAATCTATTAAAACGCTTCTACCTCTATAGCCAACAATTACCCACGAGGTTAGCCGCCCATGCGTAA
- a CDS encoding uracil-xanthine permease family protein, producing MNANKEKAIPKELLYHLDERPPVAEAFFAGLQHVLACFVGVITPTLIIGGVLGLGAHIPYLISMALIVSGVGTFIQAKKLGPVGAGMICVQGTSFAFLGSILAAGFIAKSQGGGPEEILSLIFGICFLGAFIEIFLSQMLVKMKKIITPLVTGIVITIIGISLIKVGMTDLAGGFKAADFGSLQNLGLGFTVLAIIIALNRSANPWLRLSSIVIGLLAGMLIALFMGKVDFSSLGSQPWVSIPIPFKYGFSFDWVAFLPIALIYFITAIESAGDITANCAISQQEIKGDRYLKRVRGGVLADGVNSLIAAVFNTFPNTTFSQNNGVIQLTGVASRYIGYYIALILVVLGLFPILGAVLQQIPKPVLGGATLVMFGTVAAAGIKIIASETLCRRKLLIMAVSFGVGLGVTMVPDLLQHAPKLVQNIFGSAVTSGGLVAIILSLLLPEQQSSAAAQFKPSAQQS from the coding sequence ATGAACGCTAATAAGGAAAAAGCGATACCAAAAGAGCTGTTGTACCACCTAGACGAGAGGCCTCCAGTAGCAGAAGCTTTTTTCGCTGGGCTACAACATGTATTGGCATGTTTTGTTGGTGTGATAACGCCAACTTTGATTATTGGCGGCGTATTAGGCTTAGGCGCGCATATTCCCTACCTAATTAGTATGGCGCTCATCGTATCAGGTGTAGGTACCTTCATTCAGGCCAAAAAATTGGGCCCTGTTGGCGCAGGCATGATTTGTGTGCAAGGTACCAGTTTCGCTTTCTTAGGCTCTATATTGGCGGCAGGCTTTATTGCTAAAAGCCAAGGCGGCGGTCCCGAAGAAATATTGTCGTTAATATTTGGTATTTGCTTTTTAGGCGCTTTTATTGAGATTTTCTTATCGCAAATGCTGGTTAAGATGAAGAAAATCATCACTCCATTGGTGACCGGAATAGTGATTACTATTATTGGTATTTCGCTGATAAAAGTAGGCATGACCGATTTGGCGGGGGGCTTTAAAGCTGCCGATTTTGGTAGCTTACAAAACCTAGGCTTAGGCTTCACTGTGTTGGCAATTATTATTGCTTTAAACCGTTCGGCAAATCCTTGGCTGCGCCTCTCATCAATTGTTATTGGCTTGCTCGCTGGTATGTTAATCGCGCTATTTATGGGGAAAGTAGACTTTTCTTCGCTAGGCTCGCAACCTTGGGTGAGTATTCCTATTCCTTTTAAATATGGTTTTAGTTTTGACTGGGTGGCCTTTCTTCCTATTGCGCTTATCTACTTTATTACGGCAATAGAATCGGCGGGCGATATTACCGCTAACTGCGCTATCTCGCAGCAAGAGATTAAAGGAGACCGCTACTTAAAACGAGTACGTGGCGGAGTGCTAGCCGATGGCGTTAACTCCTTAATTGCCGCTGTTTTTAACACTTTTCCAAACACCACTTTTAGCCAAAATAATGGAGTGATTCAACTAACCGGCGTAGCTAGTCGGTACATCGGTTATTACATTGCGTTAATACTGGTGGTGTTGGGATTGTTCCCTATTTTGGGCGCTGTTTTACAGCAAATTCCTAAACCAGTGTTAGGCGGAGCCACCTTGGTAATGTTTGGTACAGTGGCGGCAGCGGGAATTAAAATTATTGCTAGCGAAACACTTTGTCGACGTAAATTGCTGATTATGGCCGTTTCTTTTGGCGTAGGTTTAGGCGTGACAATGGTACCCGACCTATTACAACACGCGCCTAAACTGGTTCAAAACATCTTTGGTTCAGCTGTTACCTCAGGTGGTTTAGTGGCAATCATACTCAGTTTACTATTACCTGAGCAGCAATCTTCAGCAGCGGCTCAATTCAAACCAAGTGCTCAACAATCATAG
- a CDS encoding isopenicillin N synthase family dioxygenase: protein MNLALPIIDISTLDNSDSQHWQETIQAIDSACRDKGFFYVTGHGIPGEQFAAMQAMAAKFFALSEQEKQKINIQHSANHRGWGQVSAEQLDPSGPKDCKETFDMALDLSPYHPQVARYPQLYGPNQYPNLDGFIQLLQQHYELTLQVGLKILKAMALALGQSEDFFSKHFSCPISVLRLIHYPPQQQNDNGAGAHTDYGCITLLYQDQTGGLQVQDRNQQWLDAPPVENSFVVNIGDLMQRWTNGHYKSTPHRVLSPKQQTTRFSMPFFVEPDFDTPVNTLASCLAPGEQSQYPEITAGEWILSRFADTYAYRNDQQE, encoded by the coding sequence ATGAATTTAGCCCTACCCATTATTGATATTTCTACGCTAGATAATAGCGATAGTCAGCACTGGCAAGAAACCATTCAAGCCATTGATTCTGCCTGTCGTGACAAGGGCTTTTTTTATGTGACCGGTCATGGCATTCCTGGCGAACAATTTGCTGCTATGCAAGCCATGGCTGCTAAGTTCTTTGCTCTTAGTGAACAAGAAAAACAAAAGATCAATATTCAGCACTCGGCCAACCATAGAGGTTGGGGACAAGTAAGCGCCGAGCAACTAGACCCAAGCGGCCCTAAAGACTGCAAAGAGACCTTTGATATGGCTTTAGATCTTAGCCCTTATCATCCACAAGTTGCGCGTTACCCACAGTTGTACGGACCAAACCAGTACCCAAATCTTGACGGCTTTATCCAACTTTTGCAGCAGCATTACGAACTCACTTTGCAAGTTGGCCTCAAAATACTTAAAGCCATGGCTTTAGCCTTGGGCCAAAGCGAAGACTTTTTTAGCAAGCATTTTAGCTGCCCGATTAGTGTGCTGCGCTTAATTCATTATCCACCTCAGCAACAAAATGATAACGGCGCTGGCGCACACACAGACTATGGCTGCATTACCTTGCTTTATCAGGATCAAACCGGTGGTCTACAGGTACAAGATCGCAACCAACAGTGGCTAGATGCTCCTCCAGTGGAGAATAGCTTTGTGGTAAATATTGGCGATTTAATGCAGCGCTGGACCAATGGACATTACAAGTCTACGCCGCATAGAGTACTTAGTCCAAAACAGCAAACTACTCGCTTTTCAATGCCATTTTTTGTAGAGCCAGACTTTGATACTCCAGTGAATACTCTCGCGAGCTGTTTAGCTCCTGGGGAACAAAGTCAGTATCCCGAAATAACGGCTGGTGAATGGATACTATCGCGCTTTGCCGATACTTACGCTTATAGAAACGACCAGCAAGAATAA
- the uraH gene encoding hydroxyisourate hydrolase produces the protein MSTLSCHVLDTTCGQPAAGVAVEIYRFGESQSLAKGLTDQDGRYKFEQLDLPSDCYCLRFITEEYCLAHFQQCFFPLADVVFISDEQQAHYHIPLLLSTFSYSTYRGS, from the coding sequence TTGAGCACCTTAAGCTGTCATGTACTCGATACCACTTGTGGCCAGCCCGCAGCAGGTGTTGCGGTAGAAATTTATCGCTTTGGTGAAAGCCAAAGCTTAGCCAAAGGCTTAACCGACCAAGACGGGCGTTATAAGTTTGAACAATTAGACTTACCCAGCGATTGCTACTGCCTACGCTTTATTACCGAAGAATACTGCCTAGCGCACTTCCAGCAATGCTTTTTTCCTTTAGCCGATGTGGTGTTTATTAGTGATGAACAACAAGCCCATTACCACATCCCGCTGCTGTTGAGCACCTTTAGCTATTCCACTTATCGAGGCAGCTAA
- a CDS encoding haloacid dehalogenase type II, with protein sequence MSTQAILFDINETVLDLSALRPKFRHYMGSESHTDTWFAMLLHSSNVCLVTGINTNFRELALAALQSIAARLGKNLSHENYLDILSTFTSLPAHSDIKPALTILRKAGFKLAAFSNSSSELLKSQLSHSGLLAHFDDVISVESANTFKPSITAYNYAVERLALPPNNIRLVATHDWDTHGALSAGLKAAYINRLNVPYNPHYVKPDIAAGNMHDITKQIIER encoded by the coding sequence ATGTCTACCCAAGCCATTCTGTTCGATATTAATGAGACTGTGCTCGACTTAAGTGCCTTAAGGCCAAAGTTTCGCCACTACATGGGAAGTGAAAGCCATACAGATACGTGGTTCGCTATGCTCCTTCATTCCTCTAACGTGTGCTTAGTAACAGGCATAAATACTAACTTTAGGGAGTTGGCGCTGGCGGCTTTGCAATCAATTGCAGCACGTTTAGGTAAAAATCTCTCACACGAAAACTACCTTGATATTTTGAGTACATTTACCAGCTTACCCGCTCACAGCGACATAAAACCTGCGCTAACCATACTACGCAAGGCTGGATTTAAGCTTGCCGCTTTTTCAAACTCATCGTCAGAATTGCTTAAGTCTCAACTTAGCCACTCTGGCTTGTTGGCTCATTTCGATGATGTCATTTCAGTAGAAAGTGCTAATACCTTCAAACCATCAATAACCGCTTATAATTATGCAGTAGAACGGCTGGCTCTTCCTCCGAACAATATCCGTTTGGTTGCCACTCACGATTGGGATACCCATGGAGCATTAAGTGCTGGCTTAAAAGCAGCCTATATCAATAGACTAAATGTCCCTTACAATCCACATTATGTAAAGCCTGATATCGCTGCTGGTAACATGCACGATATCACTAAACAAATCATTGAAAGGTGA